Proteins encoded by one window of Oreochromis niloticus isolate F11D_XX linkage group LG17, O_niloticus_UMD_NMBU, whole genome shotgun sequence:
- the lrrc40 gene encoding leucine-rich repeat-containing protein 40: protein MSRFKGGCKDSLAGFKVQTAEPTVPYGLLKAARKSGQLNLSGRGLKEVPQNVFRLNIDTPEEAQQNVSFGAADRWWEQTDLTKLLLSSNQITLLSDDIRLLPGLTTLDLHDNQLSSLPSALGELQNLQQLRLSHNQLHSLPVEMCTLENLRSLTLQQNLLENLPEDLGQLVNLTELDVSSNQLKSLPSSFGCLVSLQKVNLCHNQLSGLPDSLARLTNVKLLDCSDNQLTEIPASLSEMLALEQLYLRHNKLRLLPKLPAPALKELYVGNNQIEQLQTEQLSCLSAISLLELRNNKIKIVPEEITLLSTLTRLDLTNNDITSLPASLSLLPNLNVLLLEGNPLRGIRRDILSKGTGELLKYLRGRVKEEPEKTDGGDTAMMLPSQARVNVHDIKTLKLLAYSDKQAGSIPEELFDAAADQSIATVNFSKNQLTSVPPRLLEFQSSLSEINLGFNRLISCSPDICKLLQLTHIDLRNNQLSDLPSEMQNLTKLRSIILIYNRFKSFPDVLYETLSLETILLANNQVCEVDPSRLMKLTHLSTLDLANNDLLNIPPELGLCTTLRCLSLEGNPFRTPRAAIVAKGTDALMEYLRSRIPT from the exons TTCCCCAGAACGTCTTTCGTCTAAACATCGACACACCAGAGGAAGCCCAGCAGAATGTGTCCTTTGGAGCAGCAGATCGCTGGTGGGAGCAGACAGACCTCACAAAACTACTGCTCTCATCCAATCAGATTACATTATTGTCAGATGACATCAGACTGCTGCCTGGACTGACTACACTGGAT CTACATGACAACCAGTTGAGTAGTTTACCCAGTGCTTTGGGAGAACTGCAGAATCTTCAACAGCTGCGActcag TCATAATCAGCTACACTCATTGCCAGTTGAGATGTGTACTCTAGAGAACCTCCGTAGCCTCACACTGCAGCAGAATCTGCTGGAGAACCTGCCAGAGGATCTGGGACAGCTCGTGAACCTCACAGAGCTG GACGTGTCCAGCAACCAGCTGAAGAGCCTCCCCTCCAGTTTCGGGTGTCTCGTCAGTTTGCAGAAAGTGAACCTGTGTCACAACCAGCTTAGCGGTCTCCCAGACAGCCTAGCCCGGCTCACAA atgttAAGCTGCTGGACTGCAGTGACAATCAGCTGACTGAGATTCCTGCAAGCCTATCAGAGATGCTCGCTCTGGAGCAGCTTTACCTTAGACATAACAAGCTCCGCCTCCTCCCAAAGCTCCCTGCACCTGCGCTCAAG gagttATATGTGGGGAACAACCAAATTGAGCAGTTGCAGACGGAGCAGCTATCCTGCCTGTCTGCCATCTCTCTTCTGGAACTCAGAAACAACAAGATCAAAATAGTCCCTGAGGAGATCACTTTACTGAGTACGCTAACACGCCTTGACCTCACCAACAATGACATTACCAG CCTTCCAGCGTCTCTCAGCCTGCTGCCCAACCtgaacgtgctgctgttggAGGGAAACCCTCTGCGAGGAATCAGGAGAGACATCCTCTCT AAAGGAACCGGTGAACTTCTGAAGTATTTGAGAGGAAGAGTTAAAG aggAGCCTGAAAAAACAGATGGAGGAGATACAGCTATGATGTTACCCAGCCAGGCCAGGGTCAATGTGCATGACATTAAAACTCTCAAGCTGTTGGCATACAG TGACAAGCAAGCAGGGAGTATCCCAGAGGAGCTGTTTGATGCTGCAGCTGATCAGAGCATTGCTACAGTTAACTTCAGCAAAAACCAGCTGACTTCAGTTCCTCCCAG GCTGCTGGAATTCCAGTCTTCGCTGTCAGAAATCAATCTGGGTTTCAACAGACTGATCAGCTGTTCACCTGACATCTGCAAGTTACTCCAGCTTACACACATCGATCTCCG gaaTAATCAGCTGAGTGATTTACCGTCTGAAATGCAGAACTTAACTAAACTACGTTCCATTATCCTCATTTACAACAG GTTCAAATCCTTCCCTGACGTCCTGTATGAGACCCTTTCTCTGGAGACTATATTGCTTGCCAATAACCAGGTGTGTGAGGTAGATCCTAGTCGTCTGATGAAATTGACTCATCTGTCAACACTAGATCTGGCAAACAATGACCTGCTCAACATCCCTCCTGAGCTGGGCCTGTGTACCACCCTCAG GTGTCTGAGTCTGGAGGGAAATCCTTTCCGCACACCCAGAGCAGCAATTGTGGCCAAAGGAACAGATGCACTGATGGAGTATCTGCGCAGCCGCATACCAACATGA